Proteins encoded together in one Ananas comosus cultivar F153 unplaced genomic scaffold, ASM154086v1, whole genome shotgun sequence window:
- the LOC109706203 gene encoding DNA polymerase lambda-like isoform X1, with protein MAPKKKKKKQRERPPSPDPSGIFHGMVVFLVARGVQSRRLQVWKQKLIQMGASIEETLSKRVTHVFAMSSHFLLQQVGREQLNRFRGSLLPYQWLENCLRSGEKVPEYPYTLRLDEADKSGEEPNESAEARDGDDDASPHIKKIKKSSADSVENRQGESRAAGHRDACKHVDEQATIEKGPSRLGSRSSSEAANSSISSPVGSDAETGLSEHPTSSLYSPPDLNKNITEIFGKLINIYRALGDDRRSFSYYKAIPVIEKLPFKIGSVDQVKHLPAIGKSLQDHIHEIVTTGKLSKLEHFENDEKVRTVSLFGEVWGIGPATALKLYEKGYRTLDDLKNEESLTNAQRIGLQFFDDIKKRIPRHEVKDMEMMLQKAAQDIQPGIIVVCGGSYRRGKSSCGDLDIVITHPDGESHKGFLRRYIQYLKGINFLREDLVISMHSTDGTDSGVDTYFGLCTYPGQELRHRIDFKVYPRNRYAFGLIAWTGNDVLNRRLRLLAESKGYRLDDTGLYLATQGSAGKRGTKAGTMVSCDTEKDVFDILGFPWLEPHERNL; from the exons atggcgccgaagaagaagaagaagaagcagcgaGAGCGGCCTCCCTCCCCGGACCCGAGCGGCATCTTCCACGGCATGGTCGTCTTCCTCGTCGCAAGGGGCGTCCAATCTCGACGGCTCCAG GTGTGGAAGCAGAAGCTGATCCAGATGGGAGCTTCCATCGAGGAAACTCTGTCGAAGAGGGTCACGCATGTCTTCGCCATGAGCTCCCATTTCCTTCTCCAACAAGTGGGCCGCGAGCAGCTCAATCGCTTCAGAGGG AGTTTACTTCCCTATCAGTGGCTGGAGAATTGTCTGAGATCAGGCGAGAAGGTGCCTGAATATCCATACACTCTCAGGTTAGACGAGGCCGACAAGTCTGGCGAAGAACCGAATGAATCAGCCGAGGCTAgagatggtgatgatgatgcatcCCCGCATatcaagaaaattaaaaaatcatcaGCGGATTCCGTAGAAAATCGTCAGGGTGAATCTCGCGCAGCAGGTCACCGAGATGCATGCAAGCATGTAGACGAGCAGGCGACGATCGAGAAAGGACCTAGTCGCCTCGGCAGCAGAAGTAGCTCTGAAGCTGCCAACTCTAGCATCAGTTCTCCTGTCGGGTCGGATGCTGAG ACAGGTCTTTCAGAGCACCCCACGTCCTCGCTGTACAGTCCACCAGATCTAAACAAGAATATCACTGAAATATTTGGGAAACTCATCAACATATACAGAG CCTTAGGAGATGACAGAAGGTCATTCAGCTATTACAAAGCTATCCCGGTCATTGAGAAGCTACCCTTCAAAATTGGAAGTGTTGATCAAGTCAAGCATTTACCTGCAATTGGGAAATCTTTGCAGGATCAT ATTCATGAAATTGTGACCACGGGgaagttatctaaattggagcaCTTTGAGAATGATGAAAAG GTACGAACTGTTAGTCTATTTGGTGAAGTTTGGGGAATTGGTCCTGCAACTGCTCTAAAATTATATGAGAAAGGATATCGTACGCTTGATGATCTGAAAAATGAGGAGTCTCTGACAAATGCTCAGAGGATAGGACTACAATTCTTTGATGACATTAAGAAAAGGATTCCACGACATGAG GTTAAAGATATGGAGATGATGTTACAAAAAGCTGCACAAGATATTCAACCTGGG ATAATTGTTGTTTGTGGGGGATCTTATAGACGTGGCAAATCTTCTTGTGGAGACTTGGATATCGTTATCACTCATCCTGATGGGGAAAG CCACAAAGGCTTTTTACGTAGGTATATCCAATATTTGAAAGGCATCAACTTTCTGAGAGAGGATCTTGTAATTAGCATGCATAGCACTGAT GGAACAGATTCTGGGGTTGACACATACTTTGGTCTTTGCACATATCCTGGTCAAGAGCTGCGACATCGCATTGACTTTAAG GTATACCCGAGGAACAGATATGCATTTGGGCTAATTGCATGGACCGGAAACGATGTGTTAAACAGGAG ATTGAGATTATTAGCCGAGTCCAAAGGGTATAGACTCGACGACACGGGGCTTTATCTGGCAACTCAGGGCTCAGCTGGCAAGCGA GGGACAAAAGCAGGCACGATGGTGAGTTGCGATACGGAGAAAGACGTGTTCGACATACTTGGATTTCCCTGGCTGGAACCGCATGAGAGGAACCTGTGA
- the LOC109706203 gene encoding DNA polymerase lambda-like isoform X2, translating into MAPKKKKKKQRERPPSPDPSGIFHGMVVFLVARGVQSRRLQVWKQKLIQMGASIEETLSKRVTHVFAMSSHFLLQQVGREQLNRFRGSLLPYQWLENCLRSGEKVPEYPYTLRLDEADKSGEEPNESAEARDGDDDASPHIKKIKKSSADSVENRQGESRAAGHRDACKHVDEQATIEKGPSRLGSRSSSEAANSSISSPVGSDAETGLSEHPTSSLYSPPDLNKNITEIFGKLINIYRALGDDRRSFSYYKAIPVIEKLPFKIGSVDQVKHLPAIGKSLQDHVRTVSLFGEVWGIGPATALKLYEKGYRTLDDLKNEESLTNAQRIGLQFFDDIKKRIPRHEVKDMEMMLQKAAQDIQPGIIVVCGGSYRRGKSSCGDLDIVITHPDGESHKGFLRRYIQYLKGINFLREDLVISMHSTDGTDSGVDTYFGLCTYPGQELRHRIDFKVYPRNRYAFGLIAWTGNDVLNRRLRLLAESKGYRLDDTGLYLATQGSAGKRGTKAGTMVSCDTEKDVFDILGFPWLEPHERNL; encoded by the exons atggcgccgaagaagaagaagaagaagcagcgaGAGCGGCCTCCCTCCCCGGACCCGAGCGGCATCTTCCACGGCATGGTCGTCTTCCTCGTCGCAAGGGGCGTCCAATCTCGACGGCTCCAG GTGTGGAAGCAGAAGCTGATCCAGATGGGAGCTTCCATCGAGGAAACTCTGTCGAAGAGGGTCACGCATGTCTTCGCCATGAGCTCCCATTTCCTTCTCCAACAAGTGGGCCGCGAGCAGCTCAATCGCTTCAGAGGG AGTTTACTTCCCTATCAGTGGCTGGAGAATTGTCTGAGATCAGGCGAGAAGGTGCCTGAATATCCATACACTCTCAGGTTAGACGAGGCCGACAAGTCTGGCGAAGAACCGAATGAATCAGCCGAGGCTAgagatggtgatgatgatgcatcCCCGCATatcaagaaaattaaaaaatcatcaGCGGATTCCGTAGAAAATCGTCAGGGTGAATCTCGCGCAGCAGGTCACCGAGATGCATGCAAGCATGTAGACGAGCAGGCGACGATCGAGAAAGGACCTAGTCGCCTCGGCAGCAGAAGTAGCTCTGAAGCTGCCAACTCTAGCATCAGTTCTCCTGTCGGGTCGGATGCTGAG ACAGGTCTTTCAGAGCACCCCACGTCCTCGCTGTACAGTCCACCAGATCTAAACAAGAATATCACTGAAATATTTGGGAAACTCATCAACATATACAGAG CCTTAGGAGATGACAGAAGGTCATTCAGCTATTACAAAGCTATCCCGGTCATTGAGAAGCTACCCTTCAAAATTGGAAGTGTTGATCAAGTCAAGCATTTACCTGCAATTGGGAAATCTTTGCAGGATCAT GTACGAACTGTTAGTCTATTTGGTGAAGTTTGGGGAATTGGTCCTGCAACTGCTCTAAAATTATATGAGAAAGGATATCGTACGCTTGATGATCTGAAAAATGAGGAGTCTCTGACAAATGCTCAGAGGATAGGACTACAATTCTTTGATGACATTAAGAAAAGGATTCCACGACATGAG GTTAAAGATATGGAGATGATGTTACAAAAAGCTGCACAAGATATTCAACCTGGG ATAATTGTTGTTTGTGGGGGATCTTATAGACGTGGCAAATCTTCTTGTGGAGACTTGGATATCGTTATCACTCATCCTGATGGGGAAAG CCACAAAGGCTTTTTACGTAGGTATATCCAATATTTGAAAGGCATCAACTTTCTGAGAGAGGATCTTGTAATTAGCATGCATAGCACTGAT GGAACAGATTCTGGGGTTGACACATACTTTGGTCTTTGCACATATCCTGGTCAAGAGCTGCGACATCGCATTGACTTTAAG GTATACCCGAGGAACAGATATGCATTTGGGCTAATTGCATGGACCGGAAACGATGTGTTAAACAGGAG ATTGAGATTATTAGCCGAGTCCAAAGGGTATAGACTCGACGACACGGGGCTTTATCTGGCAACTCAGGGCTCAGCTGGCAAGCGA GGGACAAAAGCAGGCACGATGGTGAGTTGCGATACGGAGAAAGACGTGTTCGACATACTTGGATTTCCCTGGCTGGAACCGCATGAGAGGAACCTGTGA
- the LOC109706208 gene encoding succinate dehydrogenase subunit 7, mitochondrial-like produces MASNLFSSLRRPRSQVAPPPPSLPHFPRRGYHVELGAREKALLEEDPALKKFKSYKSSVKQVSKIGNALTMLVIAACTYEIFAVATTKN; encoded by the exons atgGCCTCCAACCTCTTCTCCTCCCTACGTCGCCCTCGCTCGCAG GTGGCGCCTCCACCGCCGTCGCTCCCTCACTTCCCGCGCCGTGGTTATCATGTCGAGCTCGGAGCTCGTGAGAAGGCG CTATTGGAAGAGGATCCTGCACTGAAGAAGTTCAAATCATACAAGAGTAGTGTCAAGCAGGTGTCAAAAATCGGAAATGCCCTTACAATGCTTGTAATTGCTG CTTGCACTtatgagatttttgcagtggcAACAACAAAGAACTAA
- the LOC109706209 gene encoding mitogen-activated protein kinase kinase kinase NPK1-like has translation MKREETTFGGSAMQDLFGSVRRSFVGRPNPSAEERSNGGGVSRIAEKIGSCLRKSRVGLDIGLGLGFLPKSLTPPRRIASTAAAEVEAPQIRWRKGELIGCGAFGHVYMGMNLDSGELIAIKQVLIGASNASKAKAQAHIRELEEEVKLLKNLSHPNIVRYLGTAREEETLNILLEFVPGGSISSLLGKFGSFPEAVIRMYTKQLLQGLEYLHRNGIIHRDIKGANILVDNKGCIKLADFGASKQVAKLATMTAAKSMKGTPYWMAPEVIVQSGHSFSADIWSVGCTVIEMATGKPPWSQQYQEVAALFHVGTTKSHPPIPEHLSLEAKDFLLKCLQEEPSLRPTASDLLQHPFVTGEIEDPHQSSRVVNKESSEIEHAASKLQANNSCSTMKSNNVLRAGPIWDSMNNDDMCQFADADDFPVVGSSFNPMSEPFDEWPCNLKISAEIKMSQKDFGELLNGAPNGGKDRENEFTFPCDSMCDDDDEVTESKIRAFLDEKALDLKKLQTPLYEFYNTLNATNSRCVTSICNENIMANSKLPPKCKSSPKKVVSGTSTPQSDNENNNNLSPGSCSMRASVSTLENSRILREIASPEWGDSLQDAKQEPTSASVSASEKERKWKEELDMELERGREMRQAGLGKTSSPKEKGPNRKRDRQRFTSPTK, from the exons ATGAAGAGGGAGGAGACTACCTTCGGCGGAAGCGCGATGCAAGACCTCTTCGGATCCGTGCGCCGATCCTTCGTCGGAAGACCAAACCCTAGCGCGGAGGAGAGATCCAACGGCGGAGGGGTGAGCCGGATCGCGGAGAAGATCGGATCTTGCCTCAGGAAATCGAGGGTCGGATTGGAcatagggttagggttagggttcttGCCCAAGAGCCTAACCCCGCCCCGAAGGATTGCAAGCACCGCTGCCGCCGAGGTCGAGGCCCCTCAGATCCGGTGGAGGAAGGGGGAGCTTATCGGTTGCGGCGCCTTTGGACACGTCTATATGGGCATGAATCTAGATTCCGGGGAGCTAATCGCCATTAAGCAG GTTTTGATCGGTGCGAGCAATGCTTCCAAAGCAAAAGCCCAA GCTCATATCAGGGAACTCGAGGAAGAAGTGAAGCTTCTCAAGAACCTTTCTCATCCGAACATTGTT AGATACTTGGGAACTGCAAGAGAGGAAGAGACATTAAATATCCTGTTAGAGTTTGTTCCGGGCGGATCTATTTCATCATTGCTTGGGAAATTTGGATCATTTCCTGAGGCT GTTATTAGAATGTACACGAAACAGCTTTTGCAAGGATTAGAGTATCTACATCGTAATGGAATTATACACAGGGATATAAAG GGGGCAAACATACTTGTCGATAACAAAGGTTGCATTAAGCTTGCCGACTTTGGGGCATCTAAGCAAGTTGCTAAGCTG GCAACTATGACAGCTGCTAAGTCTATGAAAGGTACTCCGTATTGGATGGCACCAGAAGTAATTGTTCAAAGTGGACATAGCTT CTCTGCTGACATTTGGAGTGTTGGTTGTACTGTTATTGAAATGGCTACTGGTAAACCGCCGTGGAGCCAGCAATATCAAGAG GTTGCCGCATTATTCCATGTGGGGACAACAAAGTCACATCCACCTATTCCAGAGCATCTCTCCTTGGAGGCCAAGGATTTTCTTCTGAAATGCTTACAGGA AGAACCAAGCTTGCGGCCTACTGCATCAGATCTGCTCCAG CATCCATTTGTTACGGGAGAAATTGAGGATCCACATCAATCAAGTCGTGTTGTGAACAAG GAGTCCTCCGAAATTGAGCATGCGGCATCTAAACTGCAAGCAAATAACTC CTGCTCAACTATGAAATCTAATAACGTCTTGAGAGCCGGTCCAATCTGGGATTCTATGAACAATGACGACATGTGTCAATTTGCTGATGCAGATGATTTTCCAGTGGTTGGATCA AGCTTCAATCCAATGTCTGAACCATTTGATGAGTGGCCATGCAATCTCAAGATAAGTGCAGAAATAAAAATGAGTCAAAAAGACTTTGGTGAATTGTTAAATGGTGCTCCCAACGGTGGTAAGGATAGGGAAAATGAGTTCACTTTCCCTTGTGACTCAATgtgtgatgatgatgatgaagtcACAGAGTCAAAAATTAGGGCTTTTCTTGATGAGAAG GCCCTCGATCTGAAGAAGCTGCAGACACCTTTATATGAGTTCTACAACACCTTGAATGCCACCAATTCTCGATGTGTTACCAGTATTTGCAATGAAAATATAATGGCTAATTCAAAATTGCCTCCTAAATGCAAGTCTTCACCAAAGAAGGTTGTTAGTGGGACATCTACGCCACAGTCTGATaatgagaataataataatttgagcCCTGGGAGCTGCAGCATGCGTGCTTCGGTCAGCACTTTGGAGAATAGTCGAATTTTAAGAGAAATAGCTTCTCCTGAGTGGGGCGATTCTCTTCAAGATGCTAAACAAGAACCAACCAGCGCAAG TGTAAGCGCCTCtgagaaagaaaggaagtgGAAAGAAGAGCTGGAtatggagcttgagagaggaagag AAATGCGCCAAGCTGGCCTTGGTAAAACATCTTCTCCAAAGGAAAAAGGCCCGAACCGAAAGAGAGACCGACAACGGTTCACATCTCCAACCAAGTGA
- the LOC109706201 gene encoding snakin-2-like, producing MALKLALFLLACFLLASTRVSSDSEEAFTEAAMAPYVPATPPALAPAPHKIIDTKECVGACKERCSLHSRKNVCSRACLTCCSVCKCVPAGTAGNKETCGKCYTDWQTHGNRTKCP from the exons ATGGCTCTTAAACTGGCACTGTTTCTGCTAGCATGTTTTCTCCTTGCGAGCACCAGAGTCTCATCAGACTCAGAAGAAGCATTTACAGAG gcTGCTATGGCGCCCTATGTCCCAGCAACTCCTCCGGCCCTGGCTCCTGCACCTCACAAAATTATTGATACTAAAG AATGCGTCGGAGCGTGCAAGGAGAGGTGCAGCCTGCACTCGCGGAAGAATGTGTGCAGCCGGGCGTGCCTCACTTGCTGCAGCGTGTGCAAGTGCGTCCCCGCAGGCACCGCCGGCAACAAGGAGACCTGCGGCAAGTGCTACACTGATTGGCAGACCCACGGCAACAGGACCAAATGCCCTTAA
- the LOC109706210 gene encoding UMP-CMP kinase 3-like isoform X1, producing MGIIDCDNASISCTLNLNEDASEGTSNGVFCIFVLVFSGGPGSGKGTQCPKIVEHFGFTHLCAGDLLQAEVESGSENGKMIEQFKKEGKIVSSEVTVKLLQNAMQKSTTKKFVIDGFPRNEENRAAFENIVKIQPDFVLFFDCSQEELIRRLLNRNQGRVDDNIETISKRLRVYFDSTLPVIDYYSSRGKVHKIDAQRPVEEVFDDVKRVIYKHYSQKQGIKTFTLI from the exons ATGGGAATCATCGATTGTGATAACGCTTCGATATCATGTACTCTGAATTTGAATGAG GATGCAAGTGAAGGCACCTCAAATGGAGTCTTTTGTATATTCGTTTTAG TCTTTTCAGGTGGTCCTGGAAGCGGCAAGGGCACCCAATGCCCCAAGATTGTCGAACATTTCGGGTTTACTCATCTCTGTGCTGGTGATCTACTTCAAGCGGAAGTCGAGTCTGGATCTGAAAATGG AAAAATGATTGAACAATTTAAGAAGGAAGGTAAAATTGTGTCCTCTGAGGTAACCGTTAAGCTTCTGCAGAATGCCATGCAGAAGAGCACAACCAAAAAATTCGTCATTGACGGCTTTCCACGCAACGAAGAAAATCGTGCTGCATTTGAGAATATT GTTAAGATCCAGCCAGACTTTGTACTGTTTTTTGATTGTTCGCAAGAGGAATTGATACGGCGCCTTTTGAATAGAAACCAG GGAAGAGTTGATGATAATATTGAAACCATATCAAAGCGACTTAGAGTTTATTTTGACTCCACCTTACCAGTAATTGATTATTACAGTTCAAGAGGAAAAGTTCACAAG ATTGATGCTCAAAGGCCCGTTGAAGAAGTGTTTGATGATGTCAAGAGAGTCATCTACAAACATTATTCACAAAAACAGGGGATAAAGACCTTCACTCTGATCTAA
- the LOC109706210 gene encoding UMP-CMP kinase 3-like isoform X2 — MGIIDCDNASISCTLNLNEDASEGTSNGVFCIFVLGGPGSGKGTQCPKIVEHFGFTHLCAGDLLQAEVESGSENGKMIEQFKKEGKIVSSEVTVKLLQNAMQKSTTKKFVIDGFPRNEENRAAFENIVKIQPDFVLFFDCSQEELIRRLLNRNQGRVDDNIETISKRLRVYFDSTLPVIDYYSSRGKVHKIDAQRPVEEVFDDVKRVIYKHYSQKQGIKTFTLI; from the exons ATGGGAATCATCGATTGTGATAACGCTTCGATATCATGTACTCTGAATTTGAATGAG GATGCAAGTGAAGGCACCTCAAATGGAGTCTTTTGTATATTCGTTTTAG GTGGTCCTGGAAGCGGCAAGGGCACCCAATGCCCCAAGATTGTCGAACATTTCGGGTTTACTCATCTCTGTGCTGGTGATCTACTTCAAGCGGAAGTCGAGTCTGGATCTGAAAATGG AAAAATGATTGAACAATTTAAGAAGGAAGGTAAAATTGTGTCCTCTGAGGTAACCGTTAAGCTTCTGCAGAATGCCATGCAGAAGAGCACAACCAAAAAATTCGTCATTGACGGCTTTCCACGCAACGAAGAAAATCGTGCTGCATTTGAGAATATT GTTAAGATCCAGCCAGACTTTGTACTGTTTTTTGATTGTTCGCAAGAGGAATTGATACGGCGCCTTTTGAATAGAAACCAG GGAAGAGTTGATGATAATATTGAAACCATATCAAAGCGACTTAGAGTTTATTTTGACTCCACCTTACCAGTAATTGATTATTACAGTTCAAGAGGAAAAGTTCACAAG ATTGATGCTCAAAGGCCCGTTGAAGAAGTGTTTGATGATGTCAAGAGAGTCATCTACAAACATTATTCACAAAAACAGGGGATAAAGACCTTCACTCTGATCTAA
- the LOC109706207 gene encoding protein NLRC3-like, with protein sequence MEPSTLLSCSHRPLSPLGASSSSVLVLVISLHSINHPSTAVGYSSLPLSAHRRLLRGGEGEGEGEGALRLVRARAAAGVLDGGRAKKARGGGGGGGGGGGGARECTWQSQAQKDSPVESVEKSPCAKPKKFNFPGENKSFGQLIQMVLSPLGLICYQGSNLKIERESKQKLNENICLHCLSFSFLLGRNFGDDGLFFLAESLGYNQSAEEVDFSGNSITAAGLKAFDGILQINTTLKSLNLSGNAIGDEGAKCLSDILAGNAGLQKLQLNSTGIGDEGAKAIAEMLKKNSTLRVLELNNNMIEYSGFASLAGALLENNTIRSIHLNGNYGGALGAASLAKGIEGNKSLRELHLHGNDIGNEGVRALMVGLSSHKGKVTLIDLGNNEIGSKGAFHVAEYIKKTKSLLWLNLYMNDIGDEGAEKIADALKQNRTITTIDLGGNNIHSSGASAIARVLKDNSVLSTLELGYNPIGPDGAKALCEVLKFHGKVEILKLGWCQIGAKGAEYIADCLKYNTTLQTLDLRANGLGDDGAVCLASSLKIVNEALTSLDLGFNEIRDRGAFALAQALKANEDIAVTSLNLTSNFLTKYGQVALTEARDFVYEMNEKEINIYF encoded by the exons ATGGAGCCCTCCACCCTCCTCTCCTGCTCCCATCGTCCCCTCTCTCCGCTCGGCGCCTCCTCGTCCTCTGTCCTCGTCCTCGTCATCTCCCTTCACAGCATCAATCACCCATCAACAGCCGTGGGATACTCTTCCCTTCCTCTTTCCGCTCATCGTCGTCTTCTTcgaggaggggagggggagggggagggggagggagcGCTTCGTCTCGTTCGTGCGAGGGCCGCGGCGGGGGTGCTCGACGGAGGCCGAGCGAAAAAagcccgcggcggcggcggcggcggcggagggggagggggtggGGCGAGAGAGTGTACCTGGCAATCTCAGGCGCAGA AGGACAGTCCTGTGGAAAGTGTCGAGAAAAGTCCTTGTGCAAAACCGAAGAAATTCAACTTTCCTGGAGAAAACAAATCCTTCGGTCAACTGATTCAAATGGTCCTGTCGCCGCTGGGTCTGATTTGCTATCAGGGTTCTAATTTGAAGATTGAAAGAGAGTCAAAACAGAAGCTGAATGA AAATATTTGTTTACAttgtctttctttttcttttctgctaGGTCGTAACTTTGGGGACGATGGCCTATTCTTTCTTGCCGAAAGTCTTGGTTACAATCAG aGTGCGGAGGAAGTGGACTTCTCTGGCAATAGCATAACAGCAGCTGGATTAAAAGCTTTTGATGGTATTCTTCAAATAAATACCACTCTTAAATCTCTCAACCTTTCTGGCAATGCCATTGGCGATGAGGGAGCCAAG TGCCTTTCAGATATTTTGGCGGGAAATGCAGGTCTTCAAAAACTCCAGCTGAACAGTACTGGTATTGGGGATGAG GGAGCAAAGGCCATTGCAGAGATGCTGAAAAAGAATTCTACTTTGCGTGTTTTGGAACTTAACAACAACATGATTGAATATAGC GGCTTTGCAAGTCTTGCTGGAGCACTTCTTGAGAACAATACAATTCGGTCAATACATCTCAA TGGGAACTATGGTGGAGCTCTAGGTGCAGCAAGTTTAGCAAAGGGAATTGAAGGAAACAAGTCTCTAAGG GAACTTCACTTACATGGAAATGATATTGGAAATGAGGGGGTGCGAGCGCTAATGGTGGGATTGTCTAGCCATAAAG GGAAAGTAACACTTATAGATCTTGGCAACAATGAGATTGGCTCAAAAGGTGCTTTCCATGTTGCTGAGTATATTAAGAAAACAAAGTCCTTGCTGTGGTTGAATCTTTACATGAATGACATAGGTGATGAG GGAGCTGAAAAGATTGCAGATGCTTTAAAGCAGAACCGAACTATAACTACCATAGATTTG GGTGGTAATAATATTCATTCAAGTGGCGCAAGTGCAATAGCCAGGGTTTTAAAGGACAATTCTGTCCTGAGCACA TTGGAGTTAGGGTACAATCCCATAGGACCTGACGGGGCAAAGGCTTTATGCGAAGTTCTCAAGTTCCATGGGAAAGTAGAGATACTAAAGCTTGGCTGGTGTCAG ATAGGAGCAAAGGGTGCAGAGTACATTGCAGATTGTTTGAAGTACAATACGACGTTGCAGACTTTGGACCTACGAGCAAATGGACTTGGAGATGAT GGTGCAGTATGCTTGGCAAGCAGCTTAAAGATAGTTAATGAAGCTTTGACATCACTCGATTTGGGCTTTAATGAGATAAGA GATAGGGGAGCATTTGCTCTCGCACAAGCACTTAAGGCGAATGAAGATATCGCTGTCACATCCTTAAACCTTACAAGCAATTTCCTTACCAAATACGGACAG GTTGCCTTAACTGAGGCTCGTGACTTCGTATACGAGATGAATGAAAAGGAGATCAACATATACTTTTAG
- the LOC109706212 gene encoding zinc finger protein 6-like, producing MAIGSLNLLDSTQEREREKHLIIPHIGGIHKPHISSRNMEEKKLRLFGFELDPSAAPRSQSDKRSTEKSLTDRAEEKKYGCQFCLKEFANSQALGGHQNAHKKERMKKKRLEVQARKAGMNYYLQPLIRSHSSECNISIPWLYDLSRSGPEFVLFEESQGSFKACDQNMYYVGGFFAAKPASFKSSFCKQPAVAKPSSPSPKSNCKLLDLHLGL from the coding sequence ATGGCTATTGGATCCCTCAACTTATTGGACTCaactcaagagagagagagagagaaacatctCATTATCCCCCACATTGGAGGAATCCACAAACCACACATATCCTCGCGCAacatggaggagaagaagctccGGTTGTTCGGCTTCGAGCTCGATCCCTCGGCTGCGCCGAGAAGCCAGAGCGATAAGCGGAGCACGGAAAAGTCGTTAACCGATCGCGCCGAAGAAAAGAAGTATGGGTGCCAGTTCTGTCTGAAGGAGTTTGCGAATTCGCAAGCCCTGGGGGGCCATCAGAATGCTCacaagaaggagaggatgaagaaAAAGAGACTGGAGGTTCAGGCGCGAAAAGCTGGCATGAATTATTATCTCCAGCCTCTTATAAGAAGCCACAGTTCTGAGTGCAACATCTCCATCCCTTGGTTGTATGATCTGTCGCGATCCGGCCCCGAGTTTGTTCTGTTTGAAGAATCTCAGGGCAGCTTCAAAGCCTGTGATCAGAACATGTATTATGTGGGTGGCTTCTTTGCTGCCAAACCGGCTTCTTTTAAAAGCAGCTTCTGCAAGCAGCCGGCTGTCGCCAagccgtcgtcgccgtcgccgaagAGTAATTGCAAACTTTTGGATCTTCACTTAGGCTTGTAG